The sequence below is a genomic window from Sebastes fasciatus isolate fSebFas1 chromosome 18, fSebFas1.pri, whole genome shotgun sequence.
GTGGGTCTGTTTTTAACTGAATCTGCATTCATTATCATTTTCGTCATTCAACATAAATACTGATGAACTCATCCCAAAGAGGATATatatgtgattttatgtaaaACAGAAGAAGTgttctttattatattatatggaaatattatagaatatataaaaatatggattatataaaaatatatcgaaatattatataatatatcaaaatattatatagtatatcaacatatactatataaaaatattatagaatattatatcaAACTATTatagaatatataaaaatatgaactatatcaaaatattatattataccgaaatataatataatacaaatattattatatatcaaaatattatataataaagaaaaaaagttgaataaataaacaaacacccTGTTAAAGTGTCCCATTATTAATTTATAACAAAGATTGACTAGTTGTTATATTTAGTGTTGAATATTTGTCAAAAATGTAACTGATCAATAATGATAGATTTCCCCTTATTGATCTCCTGTCAAACAGGAAGCAGAAACACCTCACCTGTAAGACCAGTTGTTCTGACCCGAGGctaatcaataatataataaatagtatAAATGATATTCAGACTGCAGTGACTTAGATCTGGAATCAGTCTCCCTTCTGTGAGTTTCATccagaggcttttattttgaaggatatGTCAAAATAGAATATTATATCAAAATATTATAGATTATAtcaaaatattacattatatcaaaatattataatatatcaaaatattatagaatatatcaaaatattataatatatcgaaatatattatatcaaaatattatagaatataccaaaatatgatataatgtatcaaaatattatagaatatataaatatatattacatcaaaatattatattatatcgagatattatagaaatatataaatatatcaaaatattatagaaaattatatcaaaatattatataatacattaaaatattataatatatcaaaatataatatagtaaagAAGAAAAGTtgattaaataaacaaacacccTGTTAAAGTgccaaattattaatttaacaaaGATTGACTAGTTGTTATATTTAGTGTTGAATATTTGTTCAGATGTAACTGATCACCTCATTGATCTCCTGTCAAACAGGAAGTAGAAACACCTCACCTGTAAGAACACTTGTTCTGACCCGAGGCTGATCaataataaatagtataaaTGATATTCAGACTGCAGTGACTCAGATCTGGAATCAGTCTCCCTTCTTAGAGTTTCATCcagaggcttttattgtgaaggtttCCGGTGTGTGTCGGTGCCGCGGTGCGTGTTGACGCAGCGGGTTGCAGCTGGTGCgtcaggaggagagacagagacagaagatGCCATAACAGCATCACCGACCGTCAGTCCGTTTGGTTCAGTCTGATCCGCTACCTGTACCTGGTACCGGCCCCGGTCCGTGTCCCTGTCCCTGGTACCGGTACCGGCTCCGGGACGCCTCTGATGCTCAGTCCGCCTCGCAGCGCGTCAGAACGGGTTCTAATCTGCGGAGAGAAGCGGCGGAGCGGCGGCAGCATCTGGAGCGGCAGAGGAGGTAAGAGCTGctgcaggagaaggaggagaggaggagagaggaggagagaggaggagaggagaggaggggaccGACCGACCTGTCTGTCCAgttatctgtctctgtctccggttatctgctctgtctgtcctcctgtctgtctgtatctgtcctCCGGTACCCGGTTCCTCTCCGCGGCTGCAGGCCAAACCGGAGCGGAGCGGCTCCTCCTGTCCGGCCTGCAGCCGCGGATGAAGCGCTGAGGCCCGGCGGGGTGTTTTCTGATGAACCGCTCCGGCTCATCCAGCATCCAGAgggcgcgtgtgtgtgtgtgtgtgtgtgtgtgtgtgtgtgtgtttgttatacCGGGTGTGGCTCGGTTCAGGTGAGATGGTCataatgatgatggtgatggtgatgatgatgtcacaggggTGAACAGGTTTACCTGCTCCAAGGACACCTGTCAGGTCATGTGATGCTAAAtgttatatacacacacacatatacagtatatgtgtgtgtgtatatgaatgcacatatacaaatacacataaatacatattgtatatatgtatatatacatatgcatacatacgatatatgtgtatatatgtatatatatatgtatgtatatgtatatacatatagtatACATACAAGATGGCGTcggccaaaaaacaaagatggcgccAGCCAAAAACCAtcatggcgacggacaaaaaccacgAAGGCGATGACCATAAAGCAAGATGGCgctggccaaaaaccaagatggcaacgaccaTAAAGCAAGATGGCgctggccaaaaaccaagatggcgacgaccataAAGCAAGATGGCGCTGgccaataaccaagatggcaacgaccaTAAAGCAAGATGGCgctggccaaaaaccaaaatgaagACGGACAAAAAACACGACGGCCAAGAACCATGAAGGGGATGACCAAAAAGCAAGTTGGCGACGAACAAAAAACAACGAAGGCAACAACCAAAAagcaagatggtgacagccaaataCCAGGGTTGTGTtcgaatagtcctttttgctgaggaaggttcctaacggagtgaaatgacctggAAGTACCTCAGTAGCAGCCGTGATAAGAGCTGTTCCAATTCAccaaatgctaaggaaaggagcttcaatgcttcctttactatctccttcagcagaggacacactggagcatcctttaccaaaggaaaggagcttcaatgcttcctttactatctcctttagcagaggacacactggagcatcctttaccaaaggaaaggagcttcaatgcttcctttactatctccttcagcagaggacacactggagcatcctttaccaaaggaaaggagcttcaatgcttcctttactatctccttcagcagaggacacactggagcatcctttaccaaaggaaaggagcttcaatgcttcctttactatctcctttagcacaggacacactggagcatcctttaccaaaggaaaggagcttcaatgcttcctttactatctcctttagcagaggacacactggagcatcctttaccaaaggaaaggagcttcaatgcttcctttactatctcctttagcagaggacacactggagcatcctttaccaaaggaaaggagcttcaatgcttcctttactatctccttcagcagaggacacactggagcatcctttaccaaaggaaaagagagaataacatcccacaattccttgcggccgcagcaTTTAATGCGACGCACCATTCAgccgttcatgaaaacaaactatatgcttatcttgcatattattttcatatgcTCACGCTGAAAGAGCTATTTTAAGAACGTACGGGGGGGAAGCAGCagcttttgtagtccatcttcagaacattgtagtttcaccacagcagaccCGCGTCACTAGCgtccgccgccgtcgcatcataaaGACGGAGCCTAGTGAAAGTGCAGTCGGCTTCTCTGAACACCGAGGTTGTCTTTACCAAAGTCCTCATGAATTCTCCTttacatctttccttgacctcatgacgttttccatcaaggtcaaggagaagtggttagcaaaagacgttaggacgttattttttgacttttcgaacgcaacccaagatggcgaaggccaaaaaccaggatggcgacggccaaagagCCGAACTTGAGTTGAACTTGACCTGGTTTGACTCAGTTCAgcttattttcaaataaatgcatttatctgATCATTACTTTAATTCTAAATGTGAGACACATGTTGCCGTGGATACCAGAGCTGCAACGAAAGATCATTTTAAAACAGATGAAACAAACGTTAtacatgtaataataataataataataataataataataatgaatttaattCATCAGCGAAAATCACAAGGTGCTTCACAACAAGGGCAAAACAATCATAATTCAAGGTTAAGACAATTTACACAAGAAACATACGATTAAAAGCGTCAAAATAGGTCgagtaaaaataattaaaatcaactaaaaatactataaaatcaTAGTAATTATAAAACCCTCGGGGGAAAGCTAAAAAGGAACAGGTGAGTTTTAAGGTTAGATTTAAAAACAGAGAGTGTAATTGTGCCTCAGAGCTGGTTCCAcatctctcacctgtctctcctccgTTTCCCAGGATGCTCTGGGGTTTCCCAGCAGGCCTGTGAAGATGAGTGTGACATCATGGTTCCTGGTGAGCAGCTCGGGGACTCGACACCGCCTCCCCAAAGAGATGATCTTTGTGGGCCGAGAGGACTGTGAGCTCATGCTGCAGGTGAGACTCTGGACCAGGTGATCATTCACAACGATCACCTGATCGCTCAAACGATTGATACCAGGTCTGATCTGATTAAATAAGAAAGTATTTTTGGTATGAATGATCAGAAAAGGGTTTATAAATGTTAATATAAAGGTGTGAATGTCGTCTCATCTGGTTCGTTGTGCTGACTACTGGTCTAGATTTAAAGGTGTGAATGTTGTCTCATCTGGTTCGTTGTGCTGACCGCTGGTCTAGATTTAAAGGTGTGAATGTCGTCTCATCTGGTTCGTTGTGCTGACCGCTGGTCTAGATTTAAAGGTGTGAATGTCGTCTCATCTGGTTCGTTGTGCTGACCGCTGGTCTAGATTTAAAGGTGTGAATGTCGTCCCTTTTCCTCTCCGACAGTCTCGCAGTGTCGATAAGCAACACGCCGTCATCAACTACAACCTGACGACTGACGAACACCTGGTGAAAGACCTGGGCAGCCTGAATGGGGTGAGACAGGAAGTTACTGTGACATCACAGACATGAACCAATCAGCATCCAGAAAGAAAAGTTGGTGCGTTCAAGAACAGTCCGACGTCTGACATTTACTTACACTGaatgtattttgtgttgtttgatGCAGACGTTTGTGAACGACCTGAGGATTCCTGATCAGACCTACATCACCCTCAAACTGTCCGACATCATCCGCTTCGGATACGATATCCTTcagatgacatcatcagtgtgtgtgtgtgtgtgtgtgtgtgtgtgtgtgtgtgtgtgtgtgtgtgtgtgtgtgtgtgtgtgtgtgtgtgtgtgatgtgtttaaTGATGTCACTATGTTTCTTAACCTCCTCTTCACATTCTCACGTCTACATTTTGGAGAAAAGTCAACACAAAGTCCCAGAGGAGGCTCTGAAGgtcagtgtctgtgtgtcaaTGTTCAGGATTAGGTTATTGATCTACTGTTTACCTGATCAGATCAGTGAGCAGGTGTGAGCAGGTGTGAGCAGGTGTGATTGGCGCCTCCTGTTGTTTCAGCATGAGAAGTACAGCAGTCAACTGCAGATCAGTCTGAAGGCTTCAGAGAAGAAGACGGAGCTGGAGGACCGAACGAGAGCCGACAAAACACCCGGTACAAAAACTACACAAGGTACGTCATAATACTGTGAATATTACtacaaataatattacaaaacaaaacaaactgaatggTGACTCACAGCTAATAAGTTACGATAGCTTCCTTTATGTTGGACTATCCTTCTCTCTGTCCAATCAGAGGTCAGCTACTGGATCCACTAATCAATCATTATTCTGttggaattaattaaaataatcacatttttaatatatataatatatttattattattatataatatttaaatatatatataatatttttagtttataattacatttatatatatatatatatatatatatatatatgtatatgttgtaaaaatacatttatatatattttatttatataaaatatatacaagatatattttattttttatttaatattcataatgtgtcaaaaccgtgtgtgtgtgtgtgtgtgtgtgtgtgtgtgtgtgtgtgtgtgtgtgtgtgtgtgtgtgtgtgtgtgtgtgtgtgtgtgtgtgttagttgcAGAGGCTCCGGGGTGTCGGCCCACTCCTCTGTACGGTCAGCCATCTTGGTGGGGAGAGGAGGATTATGGGAGTAAAGTTCATAGCGGCGATGAACCTCATGCAGGTAAAACAACACTTTATCATCTAATCTATgctatattatttaatatagtatatatattatataatatatatattatatatgtttgtTTCTGTCAGAAGTCCAGAAGGACTTGTTGTCAGACTCCCAACCAAAGACCGCCTTCCCTCCGTACCACCGCGAGCCGAGCTACTTCGAGATCCCCACCAAGGACTTCCAGCCCCCCAAAACCTTGGGGGCGGAGCTTCAGGAGATCCCCACCAAGGACACGGACACGCCCCCGGCCCCACCGTCGCCCCCCACCCCGACCCCGCCTGTCGTTCAGAGCCACGCCTCCTTCACCATCGAGTTTGACGACTGCATGCCCGGCAAGATCAAGATCAAAGACCACGTCACTAAGTTCTCCACCCGCCAGAGGAAGCAGCACGCTCCGCACCGCAGGACCGTCATCCCGACAGCCACGCCCTTAGACGTGATGTCAGCGGAGAGCAAGGTGGCTGATTGGCTGGTCCACAGTGATGTCACCATGATGATGAGACGTCCAACATGTGATGATGTTTACAGCACCAAGAGTGACCTCGCCATAAATATCAAGACCCTCAAAGGTCAGAGTCTTACCAGGTGTCTATAACGGTGCGTTCACACCAAGAGGGAAGTGAACTTTTCCCGcggaccaaactctgtgtagaaaCCTCTGACCGTCtgtggtagaaacaacaacgtcgctgccgtatttatgcctagatgactttatgttgagtgttgatggagcagctgcatagcctggtaCTGATccaaccaaactccattcagaaaacaagcattttaaaagttctttgcttgtcgtcatggtaacagacctgacaaagcatgaattcagactttttacaaatcaacatcattgtgtagttatttcggcatcattttgatccgtttattgcaattaaatcacagcacaatctgtttattttgggttcatacttCAGTAGCGACGTGttgcttgctagatacagtcagtgcagtGGCGCTGTATgggaatacagctcgccgccgggtgatgttatgaacccagacacgacggcgtttggttttctgacacatctgggacttccacaacatgtacagagcagtaacagtggttatttcttccatggttgatggaggaaagaaaagttgttggtatctatggagacaagctgcTTCTCCTCTCCGGCGGTCAAACTTGCGCGAGTATAACGAGGCGAAAACTCCCTTCGCTctttggtgtgaacacagcttAACTCCACAGGGACTCCTGATGTTCAAATCAGACACATTGATTAATGCAGGTTTGATGTTTTCTTGTTGTCAGGTCACCATCATGAAGATGGAACCCAGAGTGACTCAGAGGACCCGGTTCTCAACGGAGGAAGGAGTAAATCTCACCACTCCATCCAATCAGAGCAGTCCGAGGCGTCGCAGCAGACGGTTCAATCAGGTCCGTCCGTCCCCTGCCAGCCGCCTGCTCCACCACAGATGCTCCACCAGCCACCGCAGTACTCTCCACCCGGACCCGCCCCGGCCTCACCTGTGGCCCCTGAGCGGCCCCTGTCCCAGAGTCCCCCTCAGGCTCAGTCTCCCACCACAGAAGCGCCCAAGCAGGGGCCCCCCGAGCACCTCACCCAGCAGGCCTTCATCATCGAGTTCTTTGACGACAACCCGCGCAAAAAGCGCTCGCAGTCCTTCACGCACAACCCCGCCCACGCCGACTCGTACTCCGCTCTGAAGGCCAAGCTGGAGCGGCGGAAAGGCGGCGAGCGGCCGGCGTCTGTGCACGGCCACATTGCCCCCACCCAGCAGGTGACGGTTCCCCTGAAGGGTCAAGGCCACGGCGGCCCCCAGAGGTCGAGCTCTCTGAAGAGGGAGAAGACGGAGGGGGAGGTGGCCTCCTCTGGTTCCTCCTCTCGATCCTCCTCGGGTATCGCCATCAGACCCTTCGGCAGTGTCGGGAAGAAGTCCAAGCTCGCCCAGGAGTTCGCCGCTGAATTCCTGAAGGATTCTGGTCAACGGGATTCTTCCCCAACGAGGGACAAGATTTCCCCTCCGCCGATGTCTGCACCGCCGGTTATGGTGTCGCCTCATCACGCAAGAATTCCCTCCCCCCAAGAACCTCCAGCTCCTTCCCCAGTCCCCTACCCCATGCCCCCCATGACCCCCATGCCCCCCATGACCGCCATGCCCCTCATGCCCCCCATGCCCCTCTTACAGCCTCCACCAATGTCAAAGGCCTCAATCCCCACCAAGGCTGCTGTCCAGACCGCCTCTCCGGTCCACTCCTCCGGGCCGCCCATGTCCCCCATGCTGCCCCTGGGCGTCCGTGCAGGAGACCCCAAAGCTTCCCAGAGGGTGATGAGGAACGAGGAGGACGACAGCCTGAGTGACGCCGGGACCTACACCATTGAGACGGAGTCACAGGacaaagaggtggaggaggctcGCAACATGATTGATCAGGTGAACTCACATTGAGAGGTCTGTTAGCTTGTGACCCTCCGCAGATTCAAACTGCTGATGTAAAAACTTCCTTTTGGTTGTTAGCAGCGGTGGTAGAGAGAATCTTTAGGTTGCTTTGTactgagacagagagaacaCAGAAGTGAGTATAGTcgtatcatctattcacatggtagatcacagagagaaggtataaaagaacacaacagcgacctctagcgaccgtagtaattatgacaggagcagaagcaagGTTAATAGTGAGCAGAAGAAGAGGccggagtttgcatcccgtgtgaaaccaacaatatgTATTTGTCTCtatgtttgtagttattttaacccaaaacatgattttcttccctaaacttaactgtttttttttgtttgtgttcaaaacgggacgttttattcagttttacgtgttagaacgtgttgctttgagtttcactttcacttttacaacgtagtaggcccctattgacccacatctatggtgcttatagcgactgataacgcctatttaatggcctggtatcagtcgaatcgggtgctgcttcaatccatatttgttggcgtttagcctttcaaaaacaaaatgttcactgcggtcaaacaacacaaagggaggcacgcaACTAACATGGTTTCTGTAAAATGAACTGGACAATTGGATTGTGGAGAATCTAACCAATCTAATGATGTATAGCATGTCCATATTGACAAAAGTTACCCGGCGTTTATTTGTCAAAACGTGTCGCCACACCCGGCAAGTAAAAGTGACCCGCCGTCTAATTGGGGCTCAGCTTTTGATTGAAGTTTTTCGGTATATCTGAGAGCTAGAACTACTTTCATGTgaggtttgtgtgttttaaatcgCTTCAGGGATGCATGAAACCTCTTGTCCTTCTTGCTCCTTCCTGTTGCCGTGATCCTGCCCCCCCTCCTCATGCATGCCCTGTGCTCTGACAGGTGTTTGGTGTCCTCGACTCTCCAGAGTACAGTGGTGTGAACACAGGAGTGTATAGACCTGTAATAAATGATGGCAAGGATGAGCAAGCTAACCTGCCTAGCGATGGTAGCACTGTGGACCCGTTGCATGGCTTTATCCCAGCTGCTATCAGCGGCCCCCCAACCGGCCCCatacaggtaaaaaaaaaacaccggaaAACTGAACCAGACCCTGGAAACACACCTGTGTAGCATGTTCTGGTCCCACTGCATGCAGACTAGTGTTGTTATTCCCTGTTACATATTTGACTCGTTGGACTCTTTGGTCCCCTCGTCTGGTAATGTCGTTCctcatgttgttttgttgtctagGTACCGTCTGCTCAGGCAGCAGGTCTGGAAGGACCCAAATGGGTTTCCCGTTGGGCCAGTCTTGCAGACAGCTACGCTGAACCCGGTTCCACTCCGCCTCAAGGGGAATGTTTGGAAGGTGCTATTGAATTTCTATCTGTGCAGTTTAGAAAGCAGCTCATGTGGACTCCTATGATCTTGTGTTTTGGGCCTTGAAATTTctattttggaaaatataatacaaatgaAGTATATATGAAAAACGGATTTGAATTGTTCTTGTAGATTTGCGCCTCCTGAGCCGGTCGATGGGAAATTACAGCTACGACACCTCTGAGACGGAGTCCAGCCACAGCTCCAGGACAAGAAGGCTGCTGCCCCAGGTGCCTCCAGAGAAGCTGGATAGTGCTCCCCCGAGTATCCTGATTCGCCATGAACCTTACCAAGGCCCGGAACCTCCTCGGGGCCCACAGGACTCCACCCAGCGCCTGTCCGTTCAGGACGACGTGGACCCGGACAGCCTGAGTGACGCCAGCCGCTCAGATGACGTACCTGTTCTGGAGAAAACAAAGAAGAATCAGGCCAGGACGGGTTCTTTGTCTCCAGGGGCCGCTGGTCCTCAGTTCAAGGGTCCGGAGAAAGTGTCTCCTTCCACCAAATCCACCTCCTTCTACATCGGTTCTGAAGAAAGTCCAGTCAAACCTGACCGGGCCCGGAGCCCGGTACAGTCTGAGAGGACACGTGACCCTCCTGCAAAACCCCCCCCTACCACCGTCCTGATTCGACACCTGAGTGGACATGAACCCAGGAGGACAGGCGTCAAACCCAACAGCTCTGCTCCAGACCTCCAAATGCAGGACAAGGATTCTGTCCCCACTAAAGACAGCTGCATGTCAGCCATCGTCCGGCAGGAGAGCTTCACCAAAGACCAGCCCAGCAACACGGTCCAGATGAAGAAGCTTCCCCACATCTCCAGCCACCCGTCCATCAGAGACATGGAGCAGAGGAGGGAGAACTTTCAGGAGACCGAGGGAACTCTGTCCTCTCTGGACTCCAAGTTCCCCTCGTCCGGCTCCGGTCGTAGCTCAAAGAAAGGAGGCTCCTCCACCCACATGGACGACTCCCTTTCTGGCGAGTCAGACGTGGACACAGCGAGCACCGTGAGCCAGGTGAGCAGCAAGAACGCTCCAGTCAGCTCTATTTCTAAAAAACGTGGTGTCATCAGCGGCCTCCAAAAGGAGAAGTCCTCTTCCAACCCGTCCATCCAACAGAAGGGACGGCAACTCTCTGCCCGCGAACGGCTTACCGAGAAACGCCGAAACCAGACGACTACAGATACGTCGAGCAAGGCAGAGGCAGCGAAGCGCTTCCAGATGCGCCGCAGTGCGGGCAACCGCGGATCTCTGGATCTGTCAGAGGGCCAGCAGGGTTCTGGTCCACACTGGACCGAAACAACATCGTCTGACCATGAAGTTTCCCGTCCGTCCAGCCGTAGCAAGAAACTCATCGCCCCCCTCCAGAAAGAAGACAACGGAAAGACGGCCAAGACGGCAGCTCAGCAGGTTCTGACACGGTCCAACAGCCTGTCAGCACCGCGGCCAACCCGGGCATCCATGCTCCGCCGAGCGCGCCTAGGTGAGGCCTCGGATAATGAAGGTGCTGAGACGGACCGGGGCTCCCAGAACTCTGACCACATCCCTGCGCCGTCCAAAGCGTCTGCCGAGGCGAAGAAGCTGTCCAGGCTGGACATCTTAGCGATGCCCAGGAAGAGAACCGGCTCCTTCACGACTCCCAGTGACAACGAGACGTCCTCCACGGGCCGCTCCGGTTTCTCTAATCGGAACTCTGAGTCCTCCGTCACCACCAGGAAGACGTCGGTGGGCGACGCCCGCCAGGCAGCTAGCAAAGGGGGTGGAGCTCTGGGGAAGCAGCCGCCGACCCGTACCCGGTCCAGCGGAGCCAAGTACCCCAGCGCCGGTGAGTCCTGGCTCGATTTAAAAGTTGAAATGTAAATCTTGTCATACGGTATATTTTCAATATGTGGTTACCTAGTTGTCTTATTGTGGGATTCTTATCGAGGATTTGACCCTCAACATCTGTCCCATGTCATCCTTGATGATCTAGGATGAGGAAAAATGGAACTTAGTCcaacaaaatacattatttattatttaaatctgGATCTCAACAAGACAATCTGACCAGATAAACATTTCAGTAAACCATGCTGTTGTTTTAGTATTCTGTCGGTGAATGTCTGCCCTTTTACTATCCTTGTGGTTCACATCAGGTCCCTGGTGAGTTACTGTCGCCGAGCCCGCtgctgttaccatggaaacaaaGCTCCACAGCATCAGTCTCCACCGTTCTCTGTCATGTTGTCATGAAACCCAGATCCTGGCTGTAAAATATTATGACGTTATGGATTCTCTGTCGGTGCTCAGAACAATCATGAGCCTCGGCAGTCGTTTCCATGGCGACGCCTCGATCCAGAGCTGTGACGTCAGAGTTTTATCACATTCAGAAACaataattcataaaaaatacaaaagtgaATTGATCCAAAAAGTTCCACAAAGATCAACTTCAGCTGCCGTCATGGTTGGATGATTTCATCTGTGTTTCATTGTTTGTCCTGGTGATTTAAACAGCAGCTGTAGATGCATCATATAATCCACAGTCTCTTTTCCAGGTTCCCGTCGCAGACAGAAGGGCTCCGACTTCTCCTCGTCCTCTGAGGAAGAATACGACATGGGTGCCGGGAATCCCAAATCCAAAcgctcctcccatccctccacttcctcccaccaGACGCCACGCCACCGGACGGCCGCCACCCGATCCAAGTCCGTCTCCCTGGAGacggaggaggacgaggaccaGAGCGAGGTCGACCCCTACCAGAACTGGTCCACGCACAGCGCAGAGATCgccaagtaaaaaaaaaaaaaaaaccttaccTTCAGTTCAAAGAGTAACTAAACTCTGATCTGCATCCTTGCCAattctcccggtttcctcctggGGTCACAATTGTCCCACAtttatggcatttttttttccttttcgttatctcaacctgtttctggcgctgtacagtgtgtataatccctactgtgTCCACCcagacgacaatagagctacacatAATATCATTTCCCAACGGAGGAGAGCTGCTCGTGACACCCGTGGTGACACTCACCGAACATTACAGCATCACAgacgctttggttttgaaatcctccctatttttgaggtctcaaggttggcaagtatgctgaTCTGTCCAATCGGTTGGTCTTTCTTTAACCCaattttaaagatagagtgaagatacagatatatgaaactagaaaaacctatggaatccattgttaccaaccatgtcatggtaGCTTAttgggaaggaggctgaataatgctccaaagttgggctacattttacatttgatatttccatcataatgttttaaacccttttacacttttacaattaattttaaataattaatttgtgtttattacagatttatgactagaataacttgacacacagtgctgagctgcatctcaaatgaatcttcaggttccagctttcagatgatgtacaccacttctatgtgacatctactgttgacctgctatctctccctaaagaccccctgtatccCCCTAACaaagactaaaacgggtctattgtgggtctcagagggttaaacctTCATGgtaacattttgtttgtgtttcccaTGCAGGCTCAGTCAGGACCTGGCCAAAGATCTGGCCATCCTGGCGAAGGAAATCCACGATGTCGCTGGGGACGGAGACTCGCCGA
It includes:
- the cep170bb gene encoding centrosomal protein of 170 kDa protein B isoform X6 — translated: MSVTSWFLVSSSGTRHRLPKEMIFVGREDCELMLQSRSVDKQHAVINYNLTTDEHLVKDLGSLNGTFVNDLRIPDQTYITLKLSDIIRFGYDSHVYILEKSQHKVPEEALKHEKYSSQLQISLKASEKKTELEDRTRADKTPGTKTTQVAEAPGCRPTPLYGQPSWWGEEDYGSKVHSGDEPHAEVQKDLLSDSQPKTAFPPYHREPSYFEIPTKDFQPPKTLGAELQEIPTKDTDTPPAPPSPPTPTPPVVQSHASFTIEFDDCMPGKIKIKDHVTKFSTRQRKQHAPHRRTVIPTATPLDVMSAESKVADWLVHSDVTMMMRRPTCDDVYSTKSDLAINIKTLKGHHHEDGTQSDSEDPVLNGGRSKSHHSIQSEQSEASQQTVQSGPSVPCQPPAPPQMLHQPPQYSPPGPAPASPVAPERPLSQSPPQAQSPTTEAPKQGPPEHLTQQAFIIEFFDDNPRKKRSQSFTHNPAHADSYSALKAKLERRKGGERPASVHGHIAPTQQVTVPLKGQGHGGPQRSSSLKREKTEGEVASSGSSSRSSSGIAIRPFGSVGKKSKLAQEFAAEFLKDSGQRDSSPTRDKISPPPMSAPPVMVSPHHARIPSPQEPPAPSPVPYPMPPMTPMPPMTAMPLMPPMPLLQPPPMSKASIPTKAAVQTASPVHSSGPPMSPMLPLGVRAGDPKASQRVMRNEEDDSLSDAGTYTIETESQDKEVEEARNMIDQVFGVLDSPEYSGVNTGVYRPVINDGKDEQANLPSDGSTVDPLHGFIPAAISGPPTGPIQVPSAQAAGLEGPKWVSRWASLADSYAEPGSTPPQGECLEDLRLLSRSMGNYSYDTSETESSHSSRTRRLLPQVPPEKLDSAPPSILIRHEPYQGPEPPRGPQDSTQRLSVQDDVDPDSLSDASRSDDVPVLEKTKKNQARTGSLSPGAAGPQFKGPEKVSPSTKSTSFYIGSEESPVKPDRARSPVQSERTRDPPAKPPPTTVLIRHLSGHEPRRTGVKPNSSAPDLQMQDKDSVPTKDSCMSAIVRQESFTKDQPSNTVQMKKLPHISSHPSIRDMEQRRENFQETEGTLSSLDSKFPSSGSGRSSKKGGSSTHMDDSLSGESDVDTASTVSQVSSKNAPVSSISKKRGVISGLQKEKSSSNPSIQQKGRQLSARERLTEKRRNQTTTDTSSKAEAAKRFQMRRSAGNRGSLDLSEGQQGSGPHWTETTSSDHEVSRPSSRSKKLIAPLQKEDNGKTAKTAAQQVLTRSNSLSAPRPTRASMLRRARLGEASDNEGAETDRGSQNSDHIPAPSKASAEAKKLSRLDILAMPRKRTGSFTTPSDNETSSTGRSGFSNRNSESSVTTRKTSVGDARQAASKGGGALGKQPPTRTRSSGAKYPSAVSFPGSRRRQKGSDFSSSSEEEYDMGAGNPKSKRSSHPSTSSHQTPRHRTAATRSKSVSLETEEDEDQSEVDPYQNWSTHSAEIAKLSQDLAKDLAILAKEIHDVAGDGDSPSSGVGTVTSPTSLPNTPASTMSAREEVILDNLMLNPVSQLSQAIRENTEQLAQKMKVLFQNKAEVWEEIEAKINAENEVPILKTSNKEITSILKELRRVQRQLEVINTIVEPGGGLQTAAFGTTPVGQTRPSLREKKPAAKPRAAPTASNANASTKRPPRGPDGAHYMA